GTCGGCCGGGCGATCGCACGCAACAACCTCTTCAAGTGTGCGATCTTCGGGCAGGACCCCAACTGGGGCCGCATCCTCGCCGCTCTCGGCACCACCAAGGCGGCGTTCGAGCCGGGCAGGCTCGGCGTGTGCATCAACGGGATCCAGGTGTGCCGCGACGGTGGCGTCGGTGACGATCGCAACCTGGTCGACCTCACCGGCCGGGACGTGCACATCGTCGTCGACCTCGACGCCGGCGACGAGACGGCGACCATCTGGACCAACGACCTGACCCACGACTACGTCCACGAGAACTCGGCCTACTCGACATGAAGCGCATTCCCACCGATCTGGCGACGGCGACGGTCAAGGCGAACACCCTGGTCCAGGCGCTGCCGTGGCTGGAGCGTTTCCGCGGTGCGCTCGTCGTGGTCAAGTACGGCGGCAACGCCATGGTCGACGACGAGCTCAAGGCGAGCTTCGCGCAGGACGTCGCGTTCCTGCGCTACGCCGGCCTGCGCCCCGTCGTCGTGCACGGCGGAGGCCCGCAGATCCAGGCCATGCTCGACCGGCTCGGCATCGCATCGGAGTTCAAGGGCGGCCTGCGGGTCACCTCGACCGAGGCGATGGATGTGGTGCGCATGGTGCTCACCGGGCAGGTGTCCCGCGAACTCGTCGGCCTGATCAATCAGCACGGTCCGCTCGCGGTGGGTATGTCGGGCGAGGACGGCGCACTGTTCGGCGCCCGCCGCCGCGGTGCTGTCGTCAACGGCGAGACGGTGGACATCGGCCATGTGGGCGATGTCGTCACCGTGAACCCGGAGGCGGTCGAAGACCTGCTCGCGGCCGGGCGTATCCCGGTCGTGTCGTCGGTGGCACCCGACCTGGACCACGACGGCGAGGTGCTGAACGTCAACGCGGACACCGCAGCCGCAGCGCTGGCAGTCGCCCTCGGGGCGCACAAGCTGGTCGTGCTCACCGATGTCGAAGGCGTCTACGCCGACTGGCCCGACAAGGACAGCCTGCTGAGCTCGCTGCCGGTCAGCCAGGCCGAGGAGCTGCTCCACCACGTCGACGCCGGGATGGTGCCGAAGCTGGAGGCCTGCGTGCGCGCCATCCGCGGCGGCGTGCCGCAGACCCACGTCGTCGACGGCCGGTCGGCACACTCGATCCTGCTGGAGATCTTCACCGATGAGGGCATCGGCACGATGGTCCTCCCCGATGACCCGGAGGCATCATGACCACGAACAACGAATGGTTACAACGGTATTCGGACAGCATCCTCGGGGTGTTCGGCACGCCACCGCTTGTGTTGTCGCACGGTGACGGCTGCTACGTCTGGGACGTCGACGGCCGGCGTTACCTGGATCTGGTCGGCGGCATCGCAGTCAACGCGCTCGGCCACGGGCACCCGGCGATGGTCTCCGCCGTCTCCAAGCAGGCCTCGGAGGCGCTGCACATCTCCAACCTCTTCACCTCGCCCGGGCAGGTTCTGCTCGCCGAACGCCTGCTGGAGATCTCCGGAGCTCCGGCGGGGTCGCGGGTCTTCTTCGGCAACTCCGGGGCCGAGGCGATCGAGGCGTCGATCAAACTGGCTCGCCGCACCGGTCGCACCGGCATCGTCGCGGCGGAGCACGCCTTCCACGGCCGGACGACCGGCGCCCTGGCGCTGACCCACAAGGCCGCCTACCGGGAGCCGTTCGAGCCACTGCTGCCCGGTGTCACCCACGTGCCGTACGACGACACGGACGCCCTGCGCGACGCCGTGAACGAGACCACGAGCGCCGTGGTGCTCGAACCCGTCCAGGGCGAGGCCGGCGTCATCGCGCCGGCCGTCGACTTCCTGCGGGAGGCGCGTGACATCACCCGGGCCGCCGGGGCGCTGCTGATCATCGACGAGATCCAGACCGGCATCGGCCGCACCGGGACCTGGTTCGGCTTCCAGCACGCCGGGATCGTGCCGGACGCGATCACGCTCGCCAAGGGACTCGGCGGCGGCGTGCCGATCGGCGCCATGGTCACCTTCGGACCCGACGTGTCGGCCCTGCTGACCGCAGGTCAGCACGGCACGACGTTCGGCGGCAATCCGCTCGCGGCGGCGGCCGGGCTCGCCGTGCTCGGGGCGATCGAGGAGGAAGGCCTGCTCGACCACGCCCAGCGGATGGGCGAGCACCTGGAGTCGGCCGTCGCAGCCGCAGACATCCCGCACGTGACCGGGGTACGAGGCCAGGGGCTGCTGCGTGCCATCACCCTCGACGGGCCGATCAGTGCTGCGGTAGCAACGGCCGCCCGCGACGCCGGTTTCATCATCAATCCCGTTGCGCCGGAAGCGATTCGGCTGGCGCCCCCGCTCGTCATACAGGCCGAGCAGCTGGACGCACTCGTGTCCGCGCTCCCCGACATCATCCAGGAGGCAACCGAAGAATGACCAGGCATTTCCTGCGCGACGACGATCTCACCCCGGCCGAACAGCGCACCGTGCTCGAACGCGCCGCTGCGCTGAAGGCGGACCGCTTCGCCCTGCGCCCGCTGCAAGGCCCGCAGGTGGTCGCGTTGATCTTCGACAAGCCGACCTTGCGAACCCAGTTGTCGTTCACCGTCGGCGTCGCCGAACTCGGCGGCCACCCGATGGTGGTCGACGGCAACCTCGCCCAGATAGGGACGCGCGAGTCGGTCGCCGACGTGACCCGGGTGATCGAGCGCCACGTGGCCGCGATCGTCTGGCGCACCTACGGGCAGGACCGCATCGAGGAGATGGCGGCGAATTCCACTGTCCCCGTGGTCAATGCGCTGACCGATGACTTCCACCCCTGCCAGATCCTGGCCGACCTGCTGACGATCACCGAGCACAAGGGCGCGCTCGCCGGGCTCACCATGACGTATGTCGGGGACGGCGCGAACAACATGGCGCACTCCTACCTGCTCGGCGGCGCCACCGCCGGCATGCACGTGCGCATCGGTGCACCCTCGACGCACCAGCCCCGTGCGGACATCCTGCAGCGGGCCGGTGAGATCGCCGCCGAAACCGGCGGGTCCGTGAGCGTCACCGATGACCCGATCTCGGCCGTCCTGGGTGCCGACGTCGTCATCACCGACACGTGGGTGTCGATGGGGCAGGAGGCCGAGGCGGACGACCGCAAGGGCGTCGAGAGCCCGTTCGCCAAGTTCGCGGTCGACCGCAGCCTGGTGGACCACGCGGCGCAGGACGCGATCGTGATGCACTGTCTACCCGCCTACCGCGGTTTCGAGATCAGCGGGGACGTGATCGACGGACCACAGTCGGTGGTGTGGGACGAGGCCGAGAACAGGTTGCACGCGCAGAAGGCAGTGCTGTCGTTCCTGCTCGAATCATGAGTCCACGCAGCCGGATCGGTCGAGGTCGATGACGAACGACAGCTCTCTCGCGAGCAGCCGGGCGGCGCGCCAGCAGCGCATCGTCGACATCCTGACCCGCGAGTCGATCGGTTCGCAGGCGTCGCTCGCGCAGCGCCTGAAGACGGACGGTATCCGCGTCACCCAGGCCACCCTGTCCCGTGACCTGCTGGACCTCGGCGCGGTGAAGGTGCGGCTCGGGCGACAGCAGGTGTATGCCGTGCCGGGTGAGGGCGGTGACCGGGCGCTGGTCACCGGTGCCGACGCCGCCGAGGCGGACAACCGCCTCCGGCGGATCTGTGCTGAACTACTCGTCACGGCAACGGTTTCCGGCAACCTGGTGGTCCTGCGCACCCCGCCCGGGGCCGCCAACTTCCTGGCCTCCGCGATCGACCGTGCGGACCTGCCGGACGTGCTCGGCACCATCGCCGGGGATGACACGATTCTGATCATCGCGGCCGACGGGCGCGCCACCGAGGTGAGCGCGACCCTGCTGGAGATGGCCGGCGAAGGCTGAAGACCGACGACGATGCAAAACACCGACCACGACTGAGAGTGAGCATGCAGTGACCGACTCCGAAGAACGACTGAGCCTGTGGGGCGGCCGCTTCGCCGGTGGCCCGGCCGACGCGCTGGCTGCGTTGTCGAAATCGACGCATTTCGACTGGCGGCTGGCACCCTACGACATCGCCGGCTCGAAGGCGCACGCGCGCGTGCTGCACGGGGCGGGTCTGCTCGACGACGGGACGCTCGACGCCATGTTGACCGCACTGCAGCAGCTGGCCGACGACGTGCGCGGCGGAGCGTTCGAACCCGCCGCCGACGACGAGGACGTGCACACCGCGCTGGAACGCGGTCTGATCGAACGCGCCGGGGCCGACGTCGGTGGCCGGCTGCGCGCCGGGCGATCCCGCAACGACCAGGTAGCCACGTTGTTCCGGATGTACCTGCGCGATCACGCTCGTTCCGTGTCGATGCTGCTGCTCGACGTCGTGGATGCGCTGGTGGCCCAGGCGGCGGAGCACGCCGACGTCCCGATGCCGGGTCGGACGCACCTGCAGCACGCCCAGCCGGTGCTGCTTGCCCACCACCTGCTCGCGCACGCGTGGGCGTTGCTGCGTGACGTCGAACGCTTCCGCGACTGGGACCGCCGGACAGACGAATCGCCATACGGTTCAGGTGCTTTGGCGGGTTCCTCGCTGGGGCTGGACCCGCAGGCGGTCGCGCAGGACCTGGGCTTCAGCAGCTCGACCCGCAACTCGATCGACGGCACCGCGTCGCGTGACTTCGTGGCCGAGTTCTCCTTCGTGGCAGCCATGTCCGCTGTCGACGTCTCCCGGATCGCCGAGGAGGTGGTGCTCTGGGCGACCAAGGAGTTCTCGTTCGTGACGCTGGACGATGCGTTCTCGACCGGGTCCAGCATCATGCCGCAGAAGAAGAACCCGGATGTCGCCGAACTCGCCCGCGGCAAGGCAGGCCGGCTCATCGGCGACCTGGCCGGGCTGCTGACGACGCTCAAGGCGTTGCCGCTGGCCTACAACCGGGACCTGCAGGAGGACAAGGAGCCGGTGTTCGACGCGGTCGACACCCTCGAGGTGCTGTTACCTGCATTCTCCGGCATGGTCGGCACGCTGACCTTCCACGCCGATCGGCTCAGTTCACTTGCGCCGCAGGGCTTTGCACTCGCGACGGACGTGGCCGAGTGGCTGGTCAAGCAGGGCGTCCCGTTCCGCGTCGCCCACGAGGTCGCGGGGGAGTGCGTCCGTGTCTGCGAATCGCGGGACATCGAGCTGTGGGACCTGACCGACGAGGACCTGGCCGCGATCAACCCCGCGCTCACCCCGCGGGTGCGCTCGGTGCTCAGCGTCGAGGGTTCACTCGCGTCGCGCGACGGTGTGGGCGGCACTGCACCGCAGCGGGTCGCCGAGCAACTGCAGCAGGCCCGGGACACGGCCACGTCGGCCAGGACCTGGGCGGCCGCGGAGCTCGACTTCCCGCAGCGGGTGCGCTGAGCTCAGCAGGTGGAGCTCGGGCGCGTCCGAGTCCCGGCACGTAACCTGCGCAGCATCCGTGCGTCGTCGAAACCGACTGCTTGCGCTGCGCTTTCGCGGGTCGCCCCCTGCGTGACCAGCAGCTCCGCCTTCTCGCACCGCAGTAGTTGCTGGTAGCGCAGCGGGGTGAGACCGGTCGCCTCGACGAACGCCCGCGTCAGCGTCCGCTCGCTGACGCCACAGACCGCCGCCACCTGAGCAAGCGGCAGCTTCTGGTCGAACTGCGCGTCGATGAAGTCCTGCGCACGGTGCACCGTCTCACGCAGGTGATCGCGGCAGCGCAGCATCGCGCCCAGTTGCTCCGCCTGACCGTTCCGGCGCCCGTAGACGACCATCGTGCGCGCAACGCGCGCCGCCAGCGCCGGGCCGTCGCGACCGGCCACCAGATCGAGGGCCAGGTCGATCCCGCTGGCGATGCCCGCGGACGTGACCACCCGGTCGTCCTCGACGAACAGCCGGTCGCGCAGGACCCGGGTCGCCGGATACCGGTGCTGCAGCAGGTCCTGCACCTCGTGGTGGGTCGTGCTCAGCCGGCCGTCGAGCAACCCGGCGGCACCGAGCGCGAAGGCGCCGGCGCAGATGCTGCCCACCGTGCCACCCGCGTCGTGGTGCTGGATCAGCCTCTGCAATTGCGTCCAGTCCACGGGTTGTCGCCAGTCCGGCCGGTCGGGGATCTTCCAGCCCGGCACGAGGACCAGGTCGTCGGTCGTCAGGGCCGGCCACGAGGTCGCCACGTCGAGCGGCAGTCCCTGATGGCTCGCCACCCGCGCCCGTGTCCCGACGAAGTGCAGGTCGTATGTCGCGCCCAGGTCGGCCGCCGACGCGAACACCTGTGCCGGGCCCGCGACGTCGAGCAGATGGACCTGCGGCGCGAGGACGAAAACGACAAGAGTCATGATCCGGTCATTGTGGCACCGTCACCGCCCGTTCGCTGCGTACGTCGTCGATCGTCAGAATCCGCGCGAATCGACCCGCCAGCGCGTACTCGGTGCGTTCGATGACCGCTGCCGTGCCGAGTGTCCGTGGATCAAGCAGGAGTTGCTCGTACGGCTGGTCGGGGTTGGCGTCTCGATGCGGGATCGGGAACGTCGCGGTCGCGTCGATGACGAAGTCGACGTCGTACCCGAGATCGGCTGCGAGCCGGGCGGTGGTCTCGCAGCACTGCTCGGTCTGAATGCCGCAGACCCGCAGCCGGCGAACGCCATGTTCGGTCAGCATCTGTTGTAACCGCGTGGTGGTGAACGCATTACGGGAGGTCTTGATCAGGACCGGCTCGCTGTCCGCCGGGTCGAGTCCAGGTTGGGGCTCGACCAGCCCGGTCGACGGGTCGAACGCGGTGCCGGTGCCCGGTTCGGCGTGCAGGATCCAGATGACCTCGTCGCCGGACCGGCGGGCGTCGTCGACCAGGAGCTGCGCGCGGGTGGCGATGTGCGGGTCGGAGACCGCCCGCCAGCGTGGCAGCGCGGTGAACGACTGCTGGATGTCGATGACCAGGATCGCGGTGTGCGTCATACCCCAATCGTCGCCGCGAACGAGCGCCCGGTGAAGAGCCGATCCGGTCATCATCCGGACCGATCCGGTCACGCCGGATATCGCGGTGCGGCGGCACGGAGCGTCTGCCAGACTGCGGCCATGGCGTTCATCCTGCAGTTGGTCGGCCCTCCCGCGTCCGGTAAGCGGACCATCGGAGCGCTGGTGGCGGAGCGCACCGGCGCAGCACTGGTGGACAACCATCTGATCAACGACCCGGTGTTCACCGCGCTCGGTGTCAACGGGATGGGCAGCCTGCACCCGCAGGCCCTGCCGATGGCCGGGCGGGTCCGACGGATCGTCCACGAGGCGGTCCTTGCGGCCCCGCCGGAGACGTCGCACATCTTCACCAGCTGGCTGGTGGACACGCCCGAGGACGCCGCTGCCTTCGAGGTGGTCCGCAAGCTCGCCGCGGAGCGCGGTGCGACGTTCCACTCGGTCTGGTTGAGCTGCGCACCGGCCGAGATGGGCCGGCGGTTGACCCTGCCGGACCGCGCGGTCCGCAACAAGCTGCGCGACCCGTCGAAGCTGGACGACATCGTCTCGCTCGGTGCCGCGCCGCCGCCCGCGGACGCGCTGCGGCTCGACACGACCCGGACCAGCGCGACCGACACGGCGGATCGGATCGTGGAGTGGCTCGATGGACGCGACTGACCCCTTCGAGACCGCGCGCCGGCTGCTGGGTGCCCACCTGATCGGCCGTGCGGTGACGGTCCGCCTCACCGAGGTCGAGGCGTATGCCGGGGAGCGCGACCCCGGCTCGCACGCCTTCCGCGGCCGCACCGCCCGCAACGAGGTGATGTTCGGCCCGGCCGGGCACCTCTACTGCTATTTCAGCTACGGCATGCACACCTGCTGCAACTACGTCTGCGGCCCCGACGGTGAGGCGGCGGCCGTGCTGCTGCGCGCCGGCGAGGTGATCGACGGCATCGGCTTGGCGCGCGAGCGACGGCACACGACCGTCGATCGGTCCCTGGCACGCGGACCCGCCTGCCTGACGCAGGCGCTCGGGATCGAGCTGTCGGACAAGGGGGTCGACCTGCACGCGACTGGCTCTGCGGTCCGGGTCGAGTGGCAGGCCGCGCTGCCCTCGGACGTCATACGGACCGGTCCGCGGGTCGGCGTCAGCGGGGCGGGAGGCGACGGCGACACCTACCCCTGGCGGTTCTGGGTCGACGGCGACCCCACCGTCTCGGCATACCGACCGGCGAAACCGCGTCGTCGCCCTCGGACGTGATGCGGCACTCTTGACCCCGGCGGACGATCGCCGCCATACGGAACCGGAAGGACGGAACACATCGTGAACGACATCTTCGACGAGCTGCAGTGGCGGGGCCTGGTGGCACAGACCACCGACGAGGCCGCGCTGCGCCAGGCACTCGCCGACGGGCCGCTCACGATGTATGTGGGTTTCGACCCTTCCGCGGACTCGCTGCACATCGGCAACCTCGTGCAGCTCATCGTCGCGCGGAAGATGCAGCGAGCGGGTCACCGCGTGCTGTGCCTGGTCGGAGGCTCCACCGGCCTGATCGGTGATCCGAAGCCGGACTCGGAGCGGGTGCTGCGCAGCAAGGAGGAAGTGGCCGCGGCCGTCGACCTCATCCGGCAGCAGGCGGCGTCGCTGCTGGAGTTCGACGGTGACAACCCGGCCACCATGGTCAACAACCTGGACTGGACAGCGCCCATCTCCGCGCTGGACTTCCTGCGCGACTACGGCAAGCACTTCCGGGTCAACGCTATGATCAAGAAGGAAGCCGTTGCGCGCCGCCTGAACAGTGACCAGGGGATCAGCTACACCGAGTTCAGCTACCAGATCCTGCAGGGCCTGGACTTCCTGCACCTCTACCGCACCGAGGGGTGCACGCTGCAACTGGGTGGGAGCGACCAGTGGGGCAACCTGCTCGCCGGCGTGGACCTGATCCACTCCGCGGAGGGACGCGCGGTGCACGCCATGACGACGCCGCTGATCACCGATGCGAGTGGGCGCAAGTACGGCAAGTCGGAGGGCAACGCGCTGTGGCTCAACCCGGACCGTATGTCGCCGTACGCCTTCTACCAGTTCTGGATCAACCTGGACGACGCCGACGTGATCGACAAGATGCGGGTCTTCACCGACCAGGATCAGGCGACGATCGACGATTTCGCCCGCCAGGTGGCCGACGAACCGTACCGTCGAGCGGCGCAGA
This genomic window from Flexivirga oryzae contains:
- the argH gene encoding argininosuccinate lyase, with amino-acid sequence MTDSEERLSLWGGRFAGGPADALAALSKSTHFDWRLAPYDIAGSKAHARVLHGAGLLDDGTLDAMLTALQQLADDVRGGAFEPAADDEDVHTALERGLIERAGADVGGRLRAGRSRNDQVATLFRMYLRDHARSVSMLLLDVVDALVAQAAEHADVPMPGRTHLQHAQPVLLAHHLLAHAWALLRDVERFRDWDRRTDESPYGSGALAGSSLGLDPQAVAQDLGFSSSTRNSIDGTASRDFVAEFSFVAAMSAVDVSRIAEEVVLWATKEFSFVTLDDAFSTGSSIMPQKKNPDVAELARGKAGRLIGDLAGLLTTLKALPLAYNRDLQEDKEPVFDAVDTLEVLLPAFSGMVGTLTFHADRLSSLAPQGFALATDVAEWLVKQGVPFRVAHEVAGECVRVCESRDIELWDLTDEDLAAINPALTPRVRSVLSVEGSLASRDGVGGTAPQRVAEQLQQARDTATSARTWAAAELDFPQRVR
- the argR gene encoding arginine repressor, yielding MTNDSSLASSRAARQQRIVDILTRESIGSQASLAQRLKTDGIRVTQATLSRDLLDLGAVKVRLGRQQVYAVPGEGGDRALVTGADAAEADNRLRRICAELLVTATVSGNLVVLRTPPGAANFLASAIDRADLPDVLGTIAGDDTILIIAADGRATEVSATLLEMAGEG
- the argB gene encoding acetylglutamate kinase, which gives rise to MKRIPTDLATATVKANTLVQALPWLERFRGALVVVKYGGNAMVDDELKASFAQDVAFLRYAGLRPVVVHGGGPQIQAMLDRLGIASEFKGGLRVTSTEAMDVVRMVLTGQVSRELVGLINQHGPLAVGMSGEDGALFGARRRGAVVNGETVDIGHVGDVVTVNPEAVEDLLAAGRIPVVSSVAPDLDHDGEVLNVNADTAAAALAVALGAHKLVVLTDVEGVYADWPDKDSLLSSLPVSQAEELLHHVDAGMVPKLEACVRAIRGGVPQTHVVDGRSAHSILLEIFTDEGIGTMVLPDDPEAS
- the argF gene encoding ornithine carbamoyltransferase; protein product: MTRHFLRDDDLTPAEQRTVLERAAALKADRFALRPLQGPQVVALIFDKPTLRTQLSFTVGVAELGGHPMVVDGNLAQIGTRESVADVTRVIERHVAAIVWRTYGQDRIEEMAANSTVPVVNALTDDFHPCQILADLLTITEHKGALAGLTMTYVGDGANNMAHSYLLGGATAGMHVRIGAPSTHQPRADILQRAGEIAAETGGSVSVTDDPISAVLGADVVITDTWVSMGQEAEADDRKGVESPFAKFAVDRSLVDHAAQDAIVMHCLPAYRGFEISGDVIDGPQSVVWDEAENRLHAQKAVLSFLLES
- the tyrS gene encoding tyrosine--tRNA ligase, whose protein sequence is MNDIFDELQWRGLVAQTTDEAALRQALADGPLTMYVGFDPSADSLHIGNLVQLIVARKMQRAGHRVLCLVGGSTGLIGDPKPDSERVLRSKEEVAAAVDLIRQQAASLLEFDGDNPATMVNNLDWTAPISALDFLRDYGKHFRVNAMIKKEAVARRLNSDQGISYTEFSYQILQGLDFLHLYRTEGCTLQLGGSDQWGNLLAGVDLIHSAEGRAVHAMTTPLITDASGRKYGKSEGNALWLNPDRMSPYAFYQFWINLDDADVIDKMRVFTDQDQATIDDFARQVADEPYRRAAQKALAAEMTTLVHGADATTAVQAASEALFGKGDVEALDDRTLRDATAELPGAEVAAGISVVDALIAVGIADSRNAARRLIGEGGVSVNNVKVTDAEAVLASDAFLHGAVALLKRGRKHLAAARLAA
- a CDS encoding acetylornithine transaminase; amino-acid sequence: MTTNNEWLQRYSDSILGVFGTPPLVLSHGDGCYVWDVDGRRYLDLVGGIAVNALGHGHPAMVSAVSKQASEALHISNLFTSPGQVLLAERLLEISGAPAGSRVFFGNSGAEAIEASIKLARRTGRTGIVAAEHAFHGRTTGALALTHKAAYREPFEPLLPGVTHVPYDDTDALRDAVNETTSAVVLEPVQGEAGVIAPAVDFLREARDITRAAGALLIIDEIQTGIGRTGTWFGFQHAGIVPDAITLAKGLGGGVPIGAMVTFGPDVSALLTAGQHGTTFGGNPLAAAAGLAVLGAIEEEGLLDHAQRMGEHLESAVAAADIPHVTGVRGQGLLRAITLDGPISAAVATAARDAGFIINPVAPEAIRLAPPLVIQAEQLDALVSALPDIIQEATEE
- a CDS encoding DNA-3-methyladenine glycosylase, with amino-acid sequence MDATDPFETARRLLGAHLIGRAVTVRLTEVEAYAGERDPGSHAFRGRTARNEVMFGPAGHLYCYFSYGMHTCCNYVCGPDGEAAAVLLRAGEVIDGIGLARERRHTTVDRSLARGPACLTQALGIELSDKGVDLHATGSAVRVEWQAALPSDVIRTGPRVGVSGAGGDGDTYPWRFWVDGDPTVSAYRPAKPRRRPRT
- a CDS encoding isochorismatase family protein; this encodes MTHTAILVIDIQQSFTALPRWRAVSDPHIATRAQLLVDDARRSGDEVIWILHAEPGTGTAFDPSTGLVEPQPGLDPADSEPVLIKTSRNAFTTTRLQQMLTEHGVRRLRVCGIQTEQCCETTARLAADLGYDVDFVIDATATFPIPHRDANPDQPYEQLLLDPRTLGTAAVIERTEYALAGRFARILTIDDVRSERAVTVPQ
- a CDS encoding GlxA family transcriptional regulator; this encodes MTLVVFVLAPQVHLLDVAGPAQVFASAADLGATYDLHFVGTRARVASHQGLPLDVATSWPALTTDDLVLVPGWKIPDRPDWRQPVDWTQLQRLIQHHDAGGTVGSICAGAFALGAAGLLDGRLSTTHHEVQDLLQHRYPATRVLRDRLFVEDDRVVTSAGIASGIDLALDLVAGRDGPALAARVARTMVVYGRRNGQAEQLGAMLRCRDHLRETVHRAQDFIDAQFDQKLPLAQVAAVCGVSERTLTRAFVEATGLTPLRYQQLLRCEKAELLVTQGATRESAAQAVGFDDARMLRRLRAGTRTRPSSTC